In one window of Spartinivicinus marinus DNA:
- a CDS encoding FAD-binding oxidoreductase: MKKLTPKLNFLANKQNPLKWINDVHSKLNQTCVAHVIQVKTIHDVVEAVQQAKQQKQPICIAGGRHAMGGQQFKTGGLLLDMNQFNKVVNFDFAAGAITVEAGIQWPELMRQYHVLQHKTGVVWGINQKQTGADRLSMGGAIAANIHGRGLQMKPFIQDIVSFKLVNAEGDIVVCSREANNELFNLVVGGYGLFGVVVEVTIQLAKRQKVQRIVETTTIDQLIPQLHEKIKQGYLYGDFQFSIDPESNGFLQEGIFSCYKPVPIDTPIPKHQARLSKVQWQQLLQLAHTNKSKAFEQFRDFYLKSSGQLYWSDTHQLSIYLDDYHEKLDQQLNAKCRGSEMITELYVPQAKLADFMADARQFLRKVEADIIYGTVRLIQQDNESFLNWAKEDFACIIFNVHTDHTTLGKAKSRTVLCGLIDIAIKHQGSYFPTYHRFASRAQVLACFPQFPNFLREKLKYDPDERFQSNWYQHYRRLFIPRNKLLLAASVKKYENNEKQGLCC; this comes from the coding sequence ATGAAGAAGTTGACGCCTAAGCTAAATTTTTTAGCGAATAAACAGAATCCGCTTAAATGGATCAATGATGTGCATTCTAAACTCAATCAAACCTGTGTCGCTCACGTTATTCAAGTAAAAACCATACACGATGTTGTTGAAGCTGTTCAGCAAGCCAAACAACAGAAACAACCCATTTGTATTGCTGGGGGGCGTCATGCGATGGGGGGGCAGCAATTTAAAACCGGTGGTTTGTTACTGGATATGAATCAATTTAATAAAGTGGTTAATTTTGATTTTGCAGCAGGTGCTATTACGGTAGAAGCTGGCATACAGTGGCCTGAGTTAATGAGGCAATACCATGTGCTACAGCATAAAACGGGCGTTGTATGGGGGATTAACCAAAAGCAAACGGGAGCGGACCGGCTAAGTATGGGTGGTGCTATAGCTGCCAATATTCACGGGCGGGGTCTGCAAATGAAACCCTTCATTCAAGATATTGTATCTTTTAAATTAGTCAATGCAGAAGGTGATATCGTTGTTTGTAGTCGTGAAGCAAACAATGAGCTGTTTAATTTGGTTGTAGGCGGCTATGGTTTATTCGGGGTTGTGGTAGAAGTCACCATCCAATTGGCAAAAAGGCAAAAGGTACAAAGAATTGTAGAAACAACGACAATTGATCAGCTGATTCCCCAGCTACATGAAAAAATTAAGCAGGGCTATCTTTATGGTGACTTTCAGTTCTCAATAGATCCAGAATCGAATGGTTTTTTGCAAGAAGGTATATTTTCTTGCTATAAACCAGTACCTATAGATACCCCTATACCTAAACATCAAGCCAGGCTGAGTAAAGTTCAGTGGCAGCAATTATTACAACTGGCCCATACGAATAAAAGCAAAGCTTTTGAGCAGTTTCGAGACTTTTATTTAAAGTCATCAGGGCAGCTGTATTGGTCAGATACTCACCAGCTAAGTATTTATTTGGATGACTACCATGAAAAACTTGACCAGCAGTTGAACGCTAAGTGTCGTGGCTCAGAGATGATAACTGAACTCTATGTACCTCAAGCAAAGCTAGCTGATTTTATGGCGGATGCTAGGCAATTTTTACGCAAGGTTGAGGCAGATATTATTTATGGAACTGTCAGGCTTATTCAGCAAGATAATGAATCATTCTTAAATTGGGCTAAAGAAGATTTTGCCTGTATCATTTTTAATGTGCATACCGATCATACAACACTCGGTAAAGCCAAAAGCAGAACCGTATTATGTGGACTAATTGATATTGCTATAAAACATCAAGGCAGTTATTTTCCTACTTATCATCGCTTTGCTAGCCGAGCGCAGGTGCTGGCCTGTTTTCCTCAGTTTCCCAATTTTTTACGGGAAAAACTCAAGTATGACCCAGATGAGCGTTTTCAAAGCAATTGGTATCAGCATTATCGACGATTATTTATACCTAGAAATAAACTGTTATTAGCGGCGTCTGTTAAAAAATATGAAAACAATGAAAAGCAAGGTCTGTGTTGTTAA
- a CDS encoding helix-turn-helix domain-containing protein — MQQTEALITALKRQLKARGFHYSDVAQALDISEASVKRLFSEQSFSLKRLEAICQWLDISFFDLAKQTPMAESERSTQLTYEQEQALAENSLLLVYFYLLINDWPPKKIEKHYNIAPIENIKLLTTLDKLKLIELLPNNRVRRLTHRQIDWLPNGPIRKQHEVQVKEEFLKASFTTTEEHFQFHFGELSTASRNLLFRKLEKLTKEFNDLVEVDLHLPEEEKTSIGLLTASRPWVFSMVNQFKREK, encoded by the coding sequence ATGCAGCAAACCGAAGCACTGATTACGGCCCTCAAACGACAACTCAAAGCCCGTGGTTTTCACTACAGTGATGTGGCACAAGCATTAGATATTAGCGAAGCGAGTGTTAAACGATTGTTCTCAGAGCAAAGTTTCTCATTAAAACGTTTAGAGGCTATTTGTCAGTGGCTGGATATTTCCTTTTTTGATCTGGCCAAACAAACCCCCATGGCCGAGTCAGAACGCTCAACCCAATTAACCTATGAGCAGGAACAAGCCTTGGCTGAAAACTCTTTACTGTTGGTTTATTTTTATTTATTAATTAATGACTGGCCACCCAAAAAGATTGAAAAACACTATAATATTGCTCCGATTGAAAATATCAAATTACTTACGACACTTGATAAATTAAAGCTTATTGAATTGTTACCCAATAATCGAGTTCGCCGGCTCACTCACCGACAAATAGACTGGCTCCCCAATGGCCCCATTCGCAAACAACATGAAGTACAAGTTAAAGAAGAGTTTCTTAAAGCGTCTTTTACAACGACAGAAGAGCACTTCCAGTTTCATTTTGGAGAACTATCGACAGCCTCGCGTAACCTACTGTTTCGTAAACTGGAAAAGCTGACAAAAGAATTCAATGATCTGGTGGAAGTTGATCTGCATTTACCCGAAGAAGAAAAAACCAGTATAGGATTATTGACTGCCTCACGGCCCTGGGTGTTTTCTATGGTAAATCAGTTTAAACGTGAAAAATAA
- a CDS encoding Lrp/AsnC family transcriptional regulator, whose translation MNELVLDQIDRRILNLLQQDSSISNVVLADQVGLSPPACLRRVNRLRETGVIYAEVALLDPKKVGYQLNIIVEVELERDRPDLYNQFRRKVLDASEVTQCYQVTGEVDFILIVVVPDMQAYEAFIQRVLYTEANMRKFRSLISLHRDKFETAVVV comes from the coding sequence ATGAATGAATTGGTGTTAGATCAAATTGATCGTCGAATATTGAATTTACTGCAACAAGATAGCAGTATCAGTAATGTGGTCCTGGCGGATCAGGTGGGGCTGTCTCCACCAGCTTGTTTGCGTCGAGTGAATCGATTGCGAGAGACTGGCGTGATTTATGCTGAGGTTGCGTTGTTAGACCCAAAAAAGGTTGGTTATCAGTTGAACATCATTGTGGAAGTTGAGTTAGAACGAGACCGGCCTGACTTGTACAATCAATTCAGGCGCAAAGTGTTGGATGCTAGTGAAGTTACCCAATGCTATCAAGTGACGGGCGAAGTGGATTTTATCTTGATTGTGGTTGTACCTGATATGCAAGCCTATGAAGCTTTTATCCAGCGAGTGTTGTATACAGAAGCCAATATGCGAAAATTTCGTTCACTGATTTCATTACATCGGGATAAGTTTGAAACGGCAGTTGTTGTTTAA